A single window of Xylocopilactobacillus apicola DNA harbors:
- a CDS encoding immunity 26/phosphotriesterase HocA family protein, translating into MSDYKFWGWNKKPRTMLRFVKAGDIFCFKLDEDKYCFGRIITLMTVGHLSELFTVIKNSPEITELEIANAKRIIEPIILDTYSLFDKKLENGSDWRIIGHQENYVPVNLDGIYFAFGIDDFCKKQDCYGNVFPISEKEWKVLPKLSPKGDFDIKKQLGLD; encoded by the coding sequence ATGAGTGATTACAAATTTTGGGGTTGGAATAAAAAGCCGAGAACAATGCTTCGCTTTGTGAAAGCAGGGGATATATTTTGCTTTAAATTGGATGAAGATAAATATTGTTTTGGTCGAATTATAACTTTAATGACCGTTGGACATCTCTCTGAATTATTTACTGTAATTAAAAATTCTCCTGAAATAACTGAACTAGAAATTGCTAATGCAAAGAGAATTATTGAACCAATTATACTAGATACATATTCTTTATTTGATAAGAAGTTAGAAAATGGAAGTGATTGGAGAATTATTGGTCATCAGGAAAATTACGTTCCAGTGAATTTAGACGGTATCTATTTTGCATTTGGAATAGATGATTTCTGTAAAAAGCAAGATTGTTACGGAAACGTTTTTCCTATTTCGGAAAAGGAATGGAAAGTACTTCCTAAATTATCACCTAAGGGGGATTTTGACATCAAAAAACAGTTGGGATTAGATTGA